The proteins below come from a single Aegilops tauschii subsp. strangulata cultivar AL8/78 chromosome 6, Aet v6.0, whole genome shotgun sequence genomic window:
- the LOC109747014 gene encoding uncharacterized protein: protein MHFNGSKMCLGLGASIVLSSPKGDRLWYVLQIHFASSNNVAEYKALVHGLWLAKELENEAIDTLAKIASSRQSVPSGVSLEHLHKPSVRPSRDSEAIFVPEILAAPQPAINLVPVVLDPAAAVPDPGAVAYGSEAAAPEPALVAVFTIVMAPPWALPISEFLENGVLPMDETKARQVQRWASAYNIINNELVKRNSTGVFQRCVEQDKGIEILLDIHQDTKLLVLKCEGCQRFSKRSHEPASALWTIPIA, encoded by the exons ATGCACTTCAATGGCTCCAAGATGTGCCTCGGCTTGGGGGCCAGCATCGTGCTGTCCTCCCCGAAGGGCGACCGGCTTTGGTACGTgctccagatccacttcgccTCCTCCAACAATGTCGCCGAGTACAAAGCCCTTGTGCATGGCCTCTGGCtcgccaaggaactcg AAAACGAGGCCATCGACACGCTCGCCAAGATCGCCTCATCCCGGCAGTCCGTCCCGTCCggcgtctccctcgagcacctgCATAAGCCGTCCGTCAGGCCGTCCCGGGACTCCGAGGCCATCTTCGTCCCGGAGATCCTGGCCGCacctcaacccg CCATCAACCTGGTCCCCGTCGTCCTTGACCCAGCCGCCGCCGTCCCCGACCCGGGGGCTGTTGCCTACGGCTCGGAGGCTGCCGCCCCGGAACCCGCCTTGGTGGCCGTCTTCACCATAGTAATGGCTCCACCATGGGCCCTGCCCATATCAGAGTTCCTGGAGAACGGGGTtctccccatggacgagaccAAGGCCCGACAAGTGCAGCGTTGGGCGTCCGCCTACAACATCATCAACAATGAGCTCGTCAAGCGCAACTCCACCGGCGTGTTTCAGCGCTGCGTCGAACAAGACAAGGGCATTGagatcctcctcgacatacaccagg ACACCAAGTTGCTTGTCCTCAAGTGTGAGGGATGCCAGCGCTTCAGCAAGCGCAGCCACGAGCCGGCCTCAGCACTCTGGACCATCCCGATCGCCTGA